Proteins co-encoded in one Cricetulus griseus strain 17A/GY chromosome 1 unlocalized genomic scaffold, alternate assembly CriGri-PICRH-1.0 chr1_1, whole genome shotgun sequence genomic window:
- the LOC118239710 gene encoding integrin beta-like protein 1 — MTNIHALVNTAGSLHPSSFISYALVPGHGTCTCGHCVCEKGWFGKLCQHPQKCNMTEEQSKSLCESADGTLCSGKGSCHCGKCICSAEEWYISGEFCDCDDRDCDKHDGLICTGNGICNCGNCECWDGWNGNACEIWLGTEYP; from the exons ATGACAAATATACATGCCCTTGTGAACACAGCAGGATCACTGCACCCATCCTCTTTCATTTCCTATGCTCTGGTTCCTG GCCATGGCACATGCACCTGCGGTCATTGTGTTTGTGAGAAAGGATGGTTTGGCAAACTCTGCCAACACCCACAGAAGTGTAACATGACAGAAGAACAAAGCAAGAGTTTGTGTGAGTCAGCAGATGGCACATTGTGCTCAGGGAAGG GTTCTTGCCATTGTGGAAAGTGCATATGCTCTGCAGAGGAGTGGTATATTTCAGGGGAGTTTTGTGACTGTGATGACAGAGACTGTGACAAACACGATGGTCTCATTTGTACAG GGAATGGAATCTGTAACTGTGGAAACTGTGAATGCTGGGATGGATGGAATGGAAACGCATGTGAGATCTGGCTTGGCACTGAATATCCTTAA